One part of the Chitinophagales bacterium genome encodes these proteins:
- a CDS encoding type I restriction enzyme HsdR N-terminal domain-containing protein, translated as MIIQFPEYTFRLKKHGEHSLIFDRIRKKFVALTPEEWVRQHWVHYLIEEKKYPRSLLAIEMHLTVNRLKKRCDIVVYGKDGLPQLIVECKSTNVKITQNVFDQIARYNLTLRVKYLVVSNGNETFCCEINHEKGSYKFLPELPDL; from the coding sequence GTGATTATTCAATTTCCGGAATATACTTTCAGACTTAAAAAACATGGAGAACACTCCCTTATCTTTGACCGGATACGAAAAAAGTTTGTTGCCCTTACACCCGAAGAATGGGTACGCCAGCACTGGGTCCATTATTTAATTGAAGAAAAAAAATATCCCCGTTCATTGCTTGCAATAGAAATGCATTTAACAGTTAACCGTTTAAAAAAGCGATGTGATATAGTTGTTTATGGAAAAGATGGACTTCCCCAGCTTATAGTGGAATGTAAATCAACCAATGTAAAGATTACACAAAATGTCTTTGATCAAATTGCGAGATACAACCTCACCTTAAGAGTAAAGTACCTTGTAGTTTCAAATGGAAATGAAACGTTTTGCTGCGAGATTAATCACGAAAAAGGATCTTACAAATTTTTGCCGGAATTACCTGATCTCTAG